A window from Canis lupus familiaris isolate Mischka breed German Shepherd chromosome 18, alternate assembly UU_Cfam_GSD_1.0, whole genome shotgun sequence encodes these proteins:
- the LOC111090922 gene encoding 28S ribosomal protein S24, mitochondrial-like isoform X1 — protein MDLGSPASREGHSPGGAEAPVVGTLGSKNWGVQVRVGKGDKPVTYEETHALHFIVHRKGWLWLQQGTWVVRTMQQSQQRRMFSFGSSCWAPSQGVR, from the exons ATGGACCTAGGCAGCCCCGCCTCCAGGGAAGGTCACTCACCTGGGGGAGCTGAGGCTCCGGTAgttgggaccctgggatccaag AACTGGGGGGTCCAGGTCAGAGTGGGCAAGGGGGACAAGCCGGTGACCTATGAGGAGACGCACGCACTGCACTTCATCGTCCACCGCAAGGGCTGGCTGTGGCTGCAACAG ggaacctgggtggtgaGGACCATGCAGCAGAGCCAACAGCGGAGGATGTTTTCCTTTGGAAGTTCATGCTGGGCACCTTCCCAGGGTGTCCGTTGA
- the ODF3 gene encoding outer dense fiber protein 3, with the protein MAEEVWVGTWRPHRPRGPIMALYSSPGPKYLIPPTTGFMKHTPTKLRAPAYSFRGAPMLLAENCSPGPRYSVNPKILRTGKDLGPAYSILGRYCTKTIMTPGPGDYFPEKSTKHVFDSAPSHSISARTKTFRVDSTPGPAAYMLPVVMGPHTVGKASQPSFSIKGRSKLGSFSDDLHKTPGPAAYRQTDVQVTKLKAPRYTMAARVEPPGDKTLKPGPGAHSPEKVTMTKPSAPVVTFGIKHSDYMTPLVVDVE; encoded by the exons ATGGCGGAGGAAGTATGGGTGGGCACCTGGAGGCCCCATCGCCCCCGGGGGCCCATTATGGCCCTCTACAGCAGCCCAGGACCCAAATACCTGATTCCACCCACCACGG GCTTTATGAAGCACACTCCCACCAAGCTCCGTGCACCAGCCTATAGTTTCCGTGGGGCCCCCATGCTCCTGGCAGAGAATTGCTCCCCAGGGCCTCGCTACAGTGTGAACCCCAAGATACTGAGGACGGGCAAGGACCTCGGCCCCGCCTACTCCATCCTGGGGCGTTATTGCACCAAGACCATCATGACCCCTGGTCCCG GTGACTACTTTCCAGAGAAATCTACCAAGCACGTGTTTGACTCCGCTCCCAGCCACTCCATTTCCGCCCGCACCAAGACCTTCCGAGTGGACAGCACCCCAG GCCCCGCTGCCTACATGCTGCCTGTGGTAATGGGGCCCCACACTGTCGGCAAGGCCTCCCAGCCCTCCTTCTCCATCAAGGGTCGCAGCAAGCTGGGCAGCTTCAGTGATGACCTACACAAG ACCCCAGGTCCTGCGGCCTACCGCCAGACGGATGTGCAGGTGACGAAGCTCAAGGCTCCACGGTACACCATGGCAGCCCGGGTGGAGCCCCCAGGGGACAAGACCCTCAAGCCAGGACCAGGAGCCCACAGTCCTGAGAAG GTGACAATGACCAAGCCAAGCGCCCCCGTCGTCACCTTCGGCATCAAACATTCCGACTACATGACGCCCCTGGTGGTGGACGTGGAGTAG
- the SCGB1C1 gene encoding secretoglobin family 1C member 1: MKGSSTLLLVALSLLCSCGLASDEDSSEFFMDFLQTLLVGSPEELYEGPLGKYDVNADAKAALTELKSCIDGLQPMHKAELVKLLVQVLGSEDEA, translated from the exons ATGAAGGGAAGCAGCACCCTCCTGCTGGTGGCCCTCTCCTTGCTCTGCTCCTGCG GGCTGGCCTCTGACGAGGACAGCAGTGAGTTTTTCATGGACTTCCTGCAAACGCTGCTGGTGGGGTCCCCAGAGGAGCTGTACGAGGGGCCCCTGGGCAAGTACGACGTCAATGCAGATGCCAAAGCGGCGCTGACTGAGCTCAAGTCCTGCATAGACGGCCTACAGCCCATGCACAAGGCGGAGCTGGTCAAGCTACTG GTGCAAGTGCTGGGCAGTGAAGATGAAGCCTAA
- the LOC111090922 gene encoding 28S ribosomal protein S24, mitochondrial-like isoform X6, with translation MDLGSPASREGHSPGGAEAPVVGTLGSKNWGVQVRVGKGDKPVTYEETHALHFIVHRKGWLWLQQKKREEARVKVEFSAQCTWILALEFPLTLRGALFLSGNLGGEDHAAEPTAEDVFLWKFMLGTFPGCPLTNRS, from the exons ATGGACCTAGGCAGCCCCGCCTCCAGGGAAGGTCACTCACCTGGGGGAGCTGAGGCTCCGGTAgttgggaccctgggatccaag AACTGGGGGGTCCAGGTCAGAGTGGGCAAGGGGGACAAGCCGGTGACCTATGAGGAGACGCACGCACTGCACTTCATCGTCCACCGCAAGGGCTGGCTGTGGCTGCAACAG aaaaaaagagaagaagccaGGGTGAAGGTGGAATTTAGTGCACAGTGCACTTGGATATTAGCTCTGGAGTTTCCGCTGACTCTTCGAGGTGCCCTGTTCCtttcagggaacctgggtggtgaGGACCATGCAGCAGAGCCAACAGCGGAGGATGTTTTCCTTTGGAAGTTCATGCTGGGCACCTTCCCAGGGTGTCCGTTGACCAACCGATCCTAA
- the LOC111090922 gene encoding uncharacterized protein LOC111090922 isoform X5 — MQSSLDSSAAQRQGPWGQSLASCPDSPRGFRQSGRPRGDSLPSGPLSSLSSAHVSRVWSLLEVDWAPLGCAGAGASLLLQTPAPEAQAGSRGGAAFPGALARDSHSNPHPGQRLSPPPPGTLLTGRGDFAGADLIHRALTPALATSPSPPPGRTEGHFPVPAAPMALLPGGCSRSTRLTFTVPTRFRAPL; from the coding sequence ATGCAGAGCAGCCTGGACTCCAGCGCGGCCCAGAGGCAGGGTCCCTGGGGCCAGAGCCTGGCTAGCTGTCCTGACTCCCCCAGGGGATTCCGACAGTCGGGCCGGCCCAGGGGAGACAGCCTGCCCAGCGGTCCCTTGTCTTCGCTATCTTCCGCCCACGTCTCCAGAGTGTGGTCGCTGCTGGAGGTGGACTGGGCGCCCCTTGGCTGCGCTGGGGCTGGGGCTTCTCTTCTTCTCCAGACTCCGGCCCCGGAAGCGCAAGCTGGCAGCCGTGGCGGTGCAGCCTTCCCGGGGGCACTGGCCCGCGACAGCCACTCCAACCCCCATCCCGGCCAGCGACtcagtcctcctcctcctgggaccCTGCTGACTGGTCGTGGTGACTTTGCTGGCGCGGACCTAATCCACCGAGCTCTCACCCCTGCCCTGGCCACCTCGCCGTCCCCTCCTCCGGGCCGCACTGAGGGCCACTTCCCGGTCCCCGCAGCACCCATGGCTCTGCTGCCCGGCGGGTGTTCGAGGAGCACCCGGCTGACCTTCACAGTCCCCACGCGCTTCCGGGCCCCGCTTTAG